The DNA region TGCCATTTAGACAAGCCAATTGGCGCAAGCGTTTGTTTGTTTCTATGATCGGATTAAAAGGTGCAACCCCAATTGTATTTGCGCTTATTCCCGCAGCGGCTGGTGTAGAGGGATCCCGTGAAATGATCCACATGGTATTTTTCATCGTGTTGTTCTCGGTCATCATCCAAGGTACCGCAATTGAGCCGCTCGCCAATAAACTAGGGCTAAAACTGCAACCCAAAAAGCCTGATCTATAAAAATGATTCAATGCCCCATAGCAATGAGGCATTGAATCATTTTCAGCATCTTTAATATTCGTTATTTTACAGTGATTCTCTCAACTGATTTCTCAGGCTGATGGATAACATAGTCTAACTGTACTTGTAGGTCTTTAAACCCATTCGCAGAGGGTTGATACTTCCATTGTTCAAGCGCCTCAACAGCCGATGCATCAAACACTTGTTTCGGCGACGACTTAGTCACCCTAACATTGTTCACACTTCCATTTTGACTGATATCAAATGACATTTGAACATAACCATTAAGCCCTTCTTTAGCGGCATCAATTGGATAACTAGGCTCAATTCTTATCACAGGCATTGCCATAGCATCGGCTTTGTTTTCAACGCTAAGATTATTGCCTGCAAATACTTGCTGATTAAACATAAAGGCACCAACACCAATAGCAAGTGTCATTCCAATCAATGCTAAGGTGCTTTTCCCATGTTGCTTTTTCATCTGTAAGATCCTCTCTTTTAAGATGGTTTTATCCCCATAATGGGTGTGTAACATGCTCAACGGCGCATGCTGTGAATAGGCCAATAGTGTTCTGCTATAGGCAATTTTAGCTTGGGCTTTCATGTCGGCAGTGACTTGCGCATCGCATGACAATTCTTGATCTTGTCTAAATCGGCGGTAGCTCAACCACATCAACGGATTGAACCAAAACAAAACGGTTAATCCATAAGCCAAGGCATTTGCCCATAAATCACCACGTTGATAATGATAAACCTCGTGCTGAATAATGGCTTGCTGCTGACTTTCATCTAGTTGTATAAAGCTCGTTGGC from Shewanella polaris includes:
- a CDS encoding M56 family metallopeptidase; amino-acid sequence: MTINWFMEQTISLSVVCLTLLAMHRLLLSRFGAHYTYFMWISVPLLIIADLLQMILPHHVNWFGTNNAASIIQQYYVFASDTAALSASLLDLLYLPYLYGAVITLLVANIVMEYSYLQRLIQRGRQLDIPSVKLKVLVHPDIESPMLAGFITPSILVPTSFIQLDESQQQAIIQHEVYHYQRGDLWANALAYGLTVLFWFNPLMWLSYRRFRQDQELSCDAQVTADMKAQAKIAYSRTLLAYSQHAPLSMLHTHYGDKTILKERILQMKKQHGKSTLALIGMTLAIGVGAFMFNQQVFAGNNLSVENKADAMAMPVIRIEPSYPIDAAKEGLNGYVQMSFDISQNGSVNNVRVTKSSPKQVFDASAVEALEQWKYQPSANGFKDLQVQLDYVIHQPEKSVERITVK